Proteins found in one Panicum hallii strain FIL2 chromosome 4, PHallii_v3.1, whole genome shotgun sequence genomic segment:
- the LOC112891155 gene encoding exocyst complex component EXO70E2-like — MTQCGGGTASMLSPVVSWQLRTYRDSIRRASVPGGRCRPAVRFVPASSDSAAGEGAYCWSSSASSASSPALDASARCSPVSVSVSFSSDGDLCFSGCLDGAEELRAIALRMVHDGYMKGLIRAFGAAGGSSSAHCGGLGLSPGPEELLLGSWFSELDVEWVLHAREGDKLRPHLEDGCASLLDLMESWIKALKTMVQVLCITQLELRAKWPAAGGVRKAVRYFLLLATGKAAEREQEAALLARFAEASVLRMLDFVDAVADAALIDDDQAAAETLPGMLQVYACVVDDSPAVLALFKEAPGAASTFDAMNGVFLRKRSKLSDAVWSMVEKVRASFMADDCWRVSPAEAGGVHETARLMMNYAMLLWRNEGALNLVLQDQQHRFRMFLSEHDGHCSSSVADLIKNLISSSEKQLEKASNFISDPGLRYIFLMNNCSFISEKVSSLLLPPFEDCKIERSRGSRERLPPMEDCVRQPDRSIRAKIEADSNLDGLIKIQSFMEAYLEASWEPVMSCLYHDIPRGFLNCSGALDEFESEFQRTYTMQRMWKVPNPELRKRLREAVTEKVISGYSKYMSERMARGKTNRRHSSTPLELEELLEELFEG; from the coding sequence ATGACGcagtgcggcggcggcacggcgagcATGCTGTCGCCGGTGGTCTCCTGGCAGCTGCGCACCTACCGCGACTCGATCCGGAGAGCCTCCGTCCCCGGCGGCCGGTGCAGGCCGGCGGTGCGGTTCGTCCCCGCGAGCAGCGACTCTGCGGCGGGAGAAGGGGCCTACTGCTGGTCGTCGAGCGCTAGCTCGGCCTCCAGTCCGGCCTTGGACGCGTCGGCCCGCTGCTCGCCCGTGTCCGTGTCCGTGTCCTTCTCCTCCGACGGCGACCTGTGCTTCTCCGGTTGCCTCGATGGAGCCGAGGAGCTCCGCGCCATCGCGCTGCGGATGGTCCACGACGGCTACATGAAGGGCCTCATCCGAGCGTTCGGCGCTGCCGGCGGCTCGTCGTCGGCGCACTGCGGAGGCCTCGGTCTCAGCCCCGGCCCCGAAGAGCTCCTTCTGGGGAGCTGGTTCTCGGAGCTGGACGTGGAGTGGGTTCTCCATGCCAGGGAAGGAGACAAGCTGCGGCCGCACCTGGAGGATGGATGCGCCTCCCTCCTTGATCTGATGGAGAGCTGGATCAAAGCTCTCAAGACCATGGTGCAGGTGCTCTGCATCACGCAGCTGGAGCTACGCGCCAAgtggccggccgccggcggcgtcAGGAAGGCCGTCAGGTACTTCCTGCTGCTGGCCACCGGGAAAGCGGCGGAGCGCGAGCAGGAGGCGGCCCTGCTCGCGCGGTTCGCGGAGGCGAGCGTCCTCAGGATGCTTGACTTCGTGGACGCCGTCGCCGACGCCGCTCTAATCGACGACGaccaggcggcggcggagacgcTCCCGGGGATGCTGCAGGTGTACGCCTGCGTCGTGGATGACTCACCGGCCGTCCTGGCGCTGTTCAAAGAGgcgcccggcgccgcctccacgTTCGACGCCATGAACGGCGTCTTCCTGCGGAAGAGGAGCAAGCTGAGCGACGCCGTGTGGAGCATGGTGGAGAAGGTCCGAGCTTCCTTCATGGCGGACGACTGCTGGAGAGTCTCGCCGGCTGAGGCGGGCGGCGTCCACGAGACCGCCAGGCTGATGATGAACTACGCCATGCTGCTATGGCGAAACGAAGGTGCACTCAATTTGGTCCTGCAGGACCAGCAGCACCGCTTCCGAATGTTCTTGTCCGAACACGATGGTCACTGCTCAAGCTCGGTTGCCGACCTCATCAAGAAcctgatctcatcctcggagaaGCAGCTCGAGAAGGCGTCCAATTTCATCTCCGACCCCGGATTGCGGTACATATTCTTGATGAACAATTGCAGCTTCATTTCAGAGAAGGTTTCATCCTTGCTGCTGCCGCCGTTTGAAGATTGCAAGATCGAGAGGTCCAGGGGTTCCAGGGAAAGACTCCCCCCAATGGAGGATTGTGTTCGCCAGCCTGATCGGAGTATCCGGGCAAAAATAGAAGCGGATTCGAATCTGGATGGCCTTATCAAGATCCAGAGCTTCATGGAAGCTTACCTCGAAGCCTCTTGGGAGCCGGTGATGTCTTGCTTGTACCATGACATACCTCGTGGCTTCTTGAACTGCAGCGGGGCGCTGGATGAATTCGAATCGGAGTTCCAGAGAACATACACCATGCAAAGGATGTGGAAGGTTCCAAACCCTGAGCTTAGGAAGAGATTGCGCGAAGCCGTCACTGAGAAAGTCATCTCGGGGTACAGCAAGTACATGTCGGAGAGGATGGCGAGAGGGAAGACCAACAGACGCCACTCGAGCACTCCCCTTGAACTGGAGGAGCTACTAGAAGAGTTGTTTGAAGGATGA
- the LOC112890983 gene encoding GDSL esterase/lipase At5g45910-like: protein MAQQLHPNPRHGRPLYKQRSPASLLTSRAIAELRALAYTPAMAARLVVAFLAVSSGFLAVSGQKFNAIFSFGDSMSDTGNLCVNGPPAGLTLTQPPYGETFFGRATCRCSDGRLVVDFLAEKYGLPLLKPSKQGGADFKKGANMAIIGATTMDSNFFQSLGIADKIWNNGPLNTQIQWFKQLMPSICGSTQACKSYLSKSLFVLGEFGGNDYNAQIFGGYSPEQASGQSGTIVDAIGKGVEQLIALGATYVVVPGVLPVGCFPIYLTLYQTSNAGDYDQYGCLKRFNALSARHNQLLQSKVSSLQGRYPGARIMYADFYSHVYDMVRSPGSYGFSTNLRACCGAGGGKYNYQNGARCGMAGASACGNPASSLSWDGIHLTEAAYKKIADGWVSGAYCHPAIGA from the exons ATGGCGCAACAGCTACATCCCAACCCACGCCATGGCCGCCCTCTATATAAGCAGCGGAGCCCTGCGAGCCTCCTCACCAGCCGAGCGATCGCAGAGCTCAGAGCACTCGCCTACACACCGGCAATGGCGGCCCGGCTCGTCGTCGCGTTCCTCGCCGTGTCCTCTGGCTTCTTGGCCGTGTCGGGCCAGAAGTTCAACGCCATCTTCAGCTTCGGCGACTCCATGTCCGACACCGGCAACCTCTGCGTGAACGGCCCTCCCGCCGGCCTGACGCTCACCCAGCCGCCCTACGGCGAGACCTTCTTCGGCCGCGCCACCTGCCGCTGCTCCGACGGCCGCCTCGTCGTCGACTTCCTCG CCGAGAAGTACGGGCTGCCGCTGCTGAAGCCGTCGAAGCAGGGCGGCGCCGACTTCAAGAAGGGCGCGAACATGGCGATCATCGGCGCGACGACCATGGACTCGAACTTCTTCCAGTCGCTGGGCATCGCCGACAAGATCTGGAACAACGGGCCCCTCAACACCCAGATCCAGTGGTTCAAGCAGCTGATGCCCTCCATCTGCGGCTCCACACAGG CCTGCAAGTCGTACCTGTCCAAGTCCCTGTTCGTGCTCGGCGAGTTCGGCGGCAACGACTACAACGCCCAGATCTTCGGCGGCTACTCCCCGGAGCAGGCGAGCGGGCAGAGCGGCACCATCGTGGACGCCATCGGCAAGGGCGTGGAGCAGCTCATCGCCCTGGGCGCCACGTACGTGGTGGTCCCGGGCGTCCTCCCCGTGGGGTGCTTCCCCATCTACCTGACGCTGTACCAGACCTCCAACGCCGGCGACTACGACCAGTACGGCTGCCTGAAGCGCTTCAACGCGCTGTCCGCCCGCCACAACCAGCTGCTCCAGAGCAAGGTGTCGAGCCTGCAGGGCAGGTACCCCGGCGCCCGGATCATGTACGCCGACTTCTACAGCCACGTCTACGACATGGTCCGGAGCCCCGGCAGCTACGGGTTCAGCACGAACCTGAGGGCCTgctgcggcgccggcggcggcaagtACAACTACCAGAACGgcgcgcggtgcgggatggCCGGCGCGTCGGCGTGCGGCAACCCGGCGTCGTCGCTGAGCTGGGACGGCATCCACCTGACGGAGGCGGCGTACAAGAAGATCGCCGACGGGTGGGTCAGCGGGGCCTACTGCCACCCGGCCATCGGGGCCTAG